The genomic stretch AAGCTCGATTAGAACTATTAAGAATTCCAAGTACTAGAAATGCTGCAATTGTTGCCTATGAGAATAAAAATGCTTTAGCAAGTTTTCCAACACAAGAAGTTTATGAAGTTATTCAAAACGGTGGTGGTGCTGGAGGTTGGATAGAAAATACTATGAActtaatgaagaagaagccAAGAGGACATTGAATACCATTATATCGCcgaattaatataattatatcctaaatatatgtatattattattagactaatttgttttttgtgttttatttattctttttttttattattttttttatataatcgTGATATAAAAATGCGTAGGTAGTAAAGTAAACCTTATCGTTGTAtactaaataaataaatattgggattttaaatatcaatacaaacaataaaatatttagtattattttttaaaataaaataaataaactaCCATTTATATTTGAGAGTATGCTGTTGGTATTAATACAACTTTAAAAAtgcgaaaaaaaaatagtgaTATCTCTTATTTTAAACGCGCTTTAAACTTAGTGAAAAAGTCACATTAAAAGATCCTTTATTGTATAAACAACTAAATTTTAAAGCAAGGAAGCATCTAATTCATTACATATACATTTTGTATTGGTACTTATCCTCCCCTTCCAACATATATCGGGGTAATgatttattgaataattctATAATACCTCACTAATATTCTAATTAAAtgcaaaaaatattacttccgtcttgtaaattatattataaatttatatccAAATTAAGCTTTAAGCAATATCGATGTATTCATGCTAAAGCTATTTTTGAGAACACAAATTggattaaaaataatattcatctAAGTAAAGCAGTACGATCGGAATCAGGCATAAAATCTAAAACTATCCCAATTACGctgaataaaaaatatttgaaacccactagtatatatattaaggACCAATCCttcaaagaattattagattcaggtttatctaatatttataaCGAACATATTGTTGGCTGTCCTAAGAAGGAAagagaatttaaaaataaagcatGGGGAAAACTTCGAAGTTATTTATACAACCAATTAAATGTAAAGACATTAAACACTCCATCTGAATTTGTAATggatttatttaaagtaattgatattaaagaaCCAGATACTTTACTTTTacaattattgaatatgCATAAAATTGAAGACAACGTTTGGGTCAATATTTTAGgcattgataataaatcaattacttccaatttaaaatgccaatatattttaaatgggatgtataattttatttataatcaagaaattattccaaattGTGAACCAGCTATTGACAcagatattgatatttctaATCCTGCAGAATGGTTTCCTGAAGCTAGAAAATTAAAGCGTACAATTGTTTTACATCTTGGTCCTACTAACTCTGGTAAGACGTATAGAGCATTACAAACATTGAAATCTTCTGGTAATGGCTATTATGCCGGTCCCTTGCGTTTACTTGCACGAGAAGTATATGATAGATTCAAAGCTGAAGGGTTTAGATGTAATTTGTTGACTGGTGAAGAAGTCATTCAAGATTTGGATAAGATGGGTAATCCAGCAGGCATTACATCAGGTACTATTGAGATGGTTCCCTTACATCGGAATTTCGATATTGCTGTATTTGATGAAATACAAATGATGGCAGATCCTGATCGTGGTTGGGCATGGACTATTGCATTATTGGGTGTACAAGCTAGAGAAGTTCATCTATGTGGTGAAAAGAGTGCCTTACCATTACTAAAGGAACTTGTTAAAATGACTGGAGACAATTTGGTGattaatgaatatgaaaGATTAGGTAAATTAACTGTGGAAAAAAATCCacttaataataactttgcattattagaaaaaggGGATTGTATTGTTGccttttctaaaaaaaaaattctggatttaaaattagaaattgaaaaacgTACCAAGCTAAAAGTTGCAGTAGTTTATGGATCATTACCACCTGAGACGAGAATTCAACAAgccaatttatttaattctggGACTTATGATGTAGTAGTGGCTAGTGATGCTATTGGTATGGGATTAAATTTAGCTATTCGAAGAGTTGTTTTTACCACAAATATGAAATTCAATGGTAAAGAAATGGAATCATTAACATCatctaatattaaacaaattGGTGGTAGAGCAGGACGTTTCAAAGCGGATTGTAATAAAGAAGACATTAGAGGGTATATTACAGCTACAGATCGATATGTTTTAGCCTCTGTTAATAATGGTATTGAAGCACCTATTGAATACTTAACGGCATGCTGTATTTGGCCTACTGATgaaatttgtaataatattatgaaaCAATTACCTTCTGGTACTTTAATGagtgaattatttgaaaaaatatctattttattggataaaaaatataataaatttttcaaattatcaGATTTATCTAACAAATTGAAAGTTATTAAAACTatggaaaaattaaataatatttcatttagTGAAAAATTGAGATTATGTAATGCGCCAATGAAAGATTTCCCGTTGACTAAAGATgcttttaaattattttgtgaAACAATTTCTAGGGGGGAAACCAAGAGTATCTTATCGTACCCATTACCATTTAAGATTTTGACTTACGATAAGATCAATGATGATAAGGATAAAGAGTATTCTTTGGAACAATATGAAGCGATGTATAGCATATTTACGTTATATTCATGGTTACACAACCGGTACcctaattattttattgatattgaatCGGTGAATGAGATGAGATTATTTTGTGAGATGATTATCTTTGCTAAATTggataatttaaagaagaatccttataataaatttatgaatTTTAAGAAGACTTTGTTTAAtagaagatattttaataatgatgatagaaatcaatattatatacCGAATAAGgatattaaatatagaaGGTTTCAAAGAGTAAAGAAGATATCAACAAAGTAAGGTACGACTTGAAATATCACTGTGAAGGATAAGAGTGTAAGGAGTGCAAAACCACAGAGTATAAACAGCAAGAGTgctaatacaaatacacAGAGCAAGAGCAAGAGCAAGAGCAAGAGCAAGAGCACCAATACAAAGAATACAAAACCCAAGAAGAAATCTAATTCATAGATGTAAATATACTatgtaaaataatataaactTGTTAATATTACAGTAATTTGTTATGCATTACCTTTTGGTTACTAGTTTGTTTCTTGCCGCCGAAAGAGTTAAAATTTCTGAGGAAAAAGgaagaaaattaattgaagttcgaaaaaaaaatatgtatatatattatttattatattattgttattaattaGGAGTGTGTGGTGTGGTGGTATATAAAATTGTATAAAAAAGATCAAGTATAAACGACAAAAGGGGAAGGTGGTGGGGGTAGGGTGAGTGGGGTCATTAGAATCGTGAAGAAAAAGCATAGAATATGAAAAACAcaagaaaaataacaaaacaATACCAAAAAAGTGCAAGTGCAAGTGCAGGTGCAAGCGCAAATGTGACTAATTGAGTATCATTTTATTTGCATTGTTGTTCCAATTGATCCAATCGTTATTTCTATGGGTTTGGGCGGTTGTATATTTTGTATCATGTATACTCAATGAATCCAGAGAGATAATACTGGATCCATTTGAGAGAAAAGAAGGAGATGGAGAGACGGAATGGGAATGTAGATTCGAATTAGCATGGGCTTTATAATTAAGTAGGTTTGTAGTACTAGTGTTATTGCtgttatcattattattactactCTTTGGTGATGCCAAAGGTGAAATGTACGTTGAAGAAGCAGACGATATGGAAACAGAGCGTATAGAGAGATCTTGTAATCCCAAATAATCATCCAAGGGACCAATATCatataatgaattgaatacAGGCACACGTTCTGCACCCAATGGAGTTCCCTGTGGAGCCAAACAATCAATGTGCAAGACTCTATATATCAATTCACTCAATGAAGGACGTTTGTCAGGGTTCAAACTCAAAATATCAGCTAGTAGTGAGTTCAACTGTGGTGATATTGGTAGAATACGACTCAATACAGAAGAATCACGAGTATAACAACGGAAAGTGTGATCTGCTTGAGAATCAGCTTGTAACCATGGGTTACGGACACATGTCAAGTTGATTAGAATGATCCCTAGAGACCAAATATCACCAAGTTCGGTACGGTAATAATAGGGTACGGATGGTACAGCTGAGTTTTGAATCTTTTCTGGAGCCATATAATAAGAGGACCCCACAGAGACATTTGCCGGTAAAACTCTTTGAGTAGTGGCCAAGCCGAAATCACACAATTTCACGTTGAATTGAGAATCCAATAAAACATTTTCTGGCTTAATATCACAATGGAAAACACCCAATTGAGCACAATTCAAGATAGTCAAAGCCAACTGAACAAAcacttttttaattaaaaatgggTTTTTGGCAAAATGCTTGCAATCGACAATGGAAGTGAATAAGTCCAGCGGGTAATAATCCATCACGATAAAAGTGGCCACGGGCGAATCAAGAACCTTGTGCACATGAACAACATGCTGTAGATGGTTCACACGTAGTTGTAATGAGACCTCTCTTAGAAACGGACACTTTCTGATCCATTCTATAGTCTTTGGGTTGTATTCATCTGCTAAAAGATCCAAATCGATCGATTTCAAAAACAGACTGCTATGGTTTGCTTGGAAGTATGAATAAAGCTGATGAGTCAAGTACCTAGTCTTTGTGGCGTCATCCAACGTACGATCACCATTGACATTCTTCTTGAGAACAGCCTTAATGGCGACTGTATTGGCGACTTGGCCACTACGGTAAGTGGGCACATGAGTGTCTATGGCACGAAACACAAGACCGTAAGCGCCTGAACCAACCTGTTCAGTCAAGGTATAGTTGTTTATTCTGCAGTGTATGGCAGAGTGTTTGTGGCAGGTCATAGTATGATAGAGAAAGCGAATGAGATGGAGCTTAGAAGAGCTTAGAAGAGCTAAAAGGAGATGAAATGGGCTAAGTCTGGAGTGGGGAAAAAAGACACTAGTCTAGAGCTAGGACCAAAGAGAAGACGAGAGTGAGAGTTTGTGTAAGTGTCAATACAACTTGGACCAAACACTAGAAACCAAATACCAAAAAccaaataaacaaatatgAATGTTTGTGGTCGTTGACTTATATATGCTGCCGCCAGTGAGGGCTCGAGCGGGGCCTGTCCCGAAGGGGTGACAATCCCGCCCGAAGCGGACGGCGTGGCCGTTTGGGGAGAATGCGGGTGCCCAAAAGCGGCGAACCCATGCAGACGTAAACACGCCCGATAGGGCAATGACGTGGGTGACTGCCCAAAGGGTGACTACTGCACACGTGACGCATACTTGCCGGGCCACGCTGGCGGTACGCACGTGACCGGTGGGTGTACTAGTACTGAGCGACCAGCGTGGTCACTGCTGCATCGAACAGACTGTTCTTGATGGGCATCTCCAGGGCATAGAAAGGGTCCTTCATGACGTAGTCACCGTACAGGCAGTGCACACGGCGTAAGAGGTTGTCTGCCGTGTGGATGCGTGTGATCACGTGCGCGCTCTGTGCGGCAGGACTACGTGTGTTTACAAGAACAAATCGTGCTCCTGTTAATGTCTGGTAGACGTATATTTCCAATGCATCGGTTTCTATTTGGCGTACGCCTCCTCTGCTCCAACTACGGAACCCGGAGGAGAAGAAATCTGTGCCATGGTAACTACCCaggttattattgttaccCAGGGTACCCTTGCcgttgttgttgttgctaTTGCCGCTACCAAGTTCATCGTTGCTTCCTGGTGGGATATAAGGTACGTGCTCGATGATATCATCGCCATGAACGTCACTATTGCCGCTTTCACCAAGCTGGATGGATTTGGGTGTCAATTGAGATACAATGGCAAACACAGAGTGTAAAGTACTGGCAAAGATCAGGTACTCGTTACCGTTTTTACTGCCAGGGTTGTTGTTTGCACCGTTCAGATCCTTCTTGTAGATCAACCCACCAGACTTGTTGATAATCAATAGAGCTTGTGCTAATTTCATGGTTGTAATTCGTATTCGTATTTGCTTGTTTGAGTGTGTGAGTGTGCAAGTGTGAGTGcgtgtgtgtgtgtgtgtgtaaTTCTTATACAATTGGCCGTGGCAATATATCTATTGTTTAGTTAACAAACCTGTAGCTGCTGATCTTCTATAGTTTGTTCCTGATCTTTCTTAGCTTTGTCCTGATCTCTATCTTGATCCTCCTAGTTTCTAGCTCGATAAGATTTGCATTCAGATACATCCAGGTCTCGTTTTTGTCTTGCCACTCCGCGTCGGAACGCGAAACGGAACTCGGAACGGAACTCGGAACGGAACTCGAGACGGGATTCGGAACGGGACACGGAACGGGACACGGAACTGAGATCTGATCTGATACCAGATCCCTACTTCTACATCCATTCGCGTGTGCCCTTGCTTACTCATCCTGTTTATACAATCGTAACACTGACCCATTGTTCCTTCTATTGCCAAGAGCCAagactttatttttttgttatttttagtaaataaactaaaataaaataacaaagaaaaaagaaaataaaaagaaaggCACTTTAAACTCCAGTATGATTGATTGTCTTATCGGGTTGTAATTTCATCCTATTACATATTCAATTGCTTATTACGGATCGTATATTGCATATTGCATATGGCACTACTTACACCTATATATACCCTTATTCTTCATATTTATACTCAACTTATTAAACCCCCCCCCCCCCTCTTCTTGACAAGCAAACTGCCCTTTGTAAAAGATTTCAAACCAATCGCCCTAAAAAATACCAAGACTTTCCAACCAATTAATGTGGGTGAGACCCTTTTAAAACATCGTATCGTCCTACCATCTTTGACTCGTTTTAGAAACAAGTACCCTGGCAATGTCCCCACAGATTTGATGGTCGAATACTATGATCAAAGATCTAAATACCCAGGAACTATGATCATCACCGAAGGGGTCTTCCCTTCTGCTCAATGTGGTGGGTTGGATTATGCTCCAGGTATTTGGTCTAAAGAACAATTGGATCAATGGTCCAAGATTTTTAAAACCATTCATGATAATTGTTCTTTTGTTTGAACACAATTATGGGTTCTTCGTAGACAAGCCATCCCCACATCCATGGTAAGAGATAATTTAAGATATGATTCTGCTTCTGATGTGATCCCCAATACTGAAGCTGGTGAAGTTGCcaagaaagaaaatattaaacctCATAGCATCACGCAAGAAGAAATCGATCAATACATTAAAGACTACGTCACTGCGTCTAAAAATTCTATAGAAATAGGTGCAGATGGTGTTGAAATCCATTCTGTTAATGgttatttgttaaatcaATTCTTGGATCCTAAACCAAACAAAAGAACTGCTAAGTATGGTGGATACATTGAAAATAGACCCCGTTTTGTCTTACAAGTTATGAACGCCGTGGTGGATGCCATTGGTGCAGATCGTGTTGGGATTAGATTATCACCATTTGGGGTAGGTGGTGATATGACTGGCGCCAATGATCCAACCTTTATTAGCCACGTTTTGTTATGTTATAGGTGAACTAGAGAAAAGGGCTCAAAACGGCAAGAGATTGGCTTATATTCATCCATTAGAACCAAGAGTCACGAATACAACTTTGGAAGAAGGTCTTggtgaaaataatgaagttTCCAATGAATTTGCCTATTCCATTTGGAAAGGTATCATCATTCGTTCAGGTAATTTGGCTCTACATCCTAAAATTGCTAACGAATTCGTAGAGCTAGATAGAACTTTAGTGGCACATGGTAGATTGTTCATTGCCAACCCAGATTTAGTAGAAAGAATAGAAAAGGGGTTGCctttgaataaatatgataGACCAACTTTCTATACTCATGGTAAAGAAGGTTATACAGATTATCCAACTTACGATGAAGCTATTAAATTGGGTTGGACCGCTTGATAGCTGATTCAATATTCTTGTCAATAAGCCGAGTTTCTTACaaaactatatatataaatatatatatattatgtGTGTCTGtatctatatataaaatttcaagatGCATTACGCGCTTTAAAAATTGCACATTAACTTAATgtgaattttctaaataaaaataaaacaaaaaaaaaataataaatacttGTCGTCATATTTAATCATGTCTTCGATCATATCACAAGATATAACTACTTGTACCACAAACATTCCACCAAATTCTACTACTAATTCGCCTAGGGATCGACAAATCTTAGATGCTTTAAACAATGATGAGCCTGATTGGCTGCTCACTTCTCCAAATAATTCGACCTCTGGCttaaaaagattaaatcaacccttattatttcaaatattaatggtagaaaatatttcaatgtccaaattatcaataatagatactattaattcaaatataaatccaaattcaattaaagtagatactatgaaaaataaaaatagaaaattaataaatcaaatcaatgataatgattccAATATAAATGACgatcaaataaattcaaataatatttcatctGCTAATTCCACTTTTAAATTAACTCTTCAATCAAAATCAGGTAACATTTATTTTGCAACAAATTCTATTCCATTACCTTGGATTAATTGTCCCTTAGGCtctaaaattattttaaataaaaatatcattatcattaatggTAAcacttttttaataaaatcaaattcagATTTCACGTTCTTAGGaggaattattattaattataatgaaaacaaagatttaaaacaattaaattatttaaattcaaaattacaaagatctacaaatacaaatacaaatacaaatacaaatacaaatacaaatacacAATCCAGGAAAAGAAGACAATCACAAACTGTGGAATAATAACAGACACAATAGaaacattatttttcagCATCGattatctattttttttctttttcttttttttatttttttttatatcgatctttatttttattttattttcaaatattcctgcattaatatattctaGATCAAATGAAATCTGTTTCATACATATTGTACATAATTCAATAGCGTATTTGTAAATTTCATACCATTTATTATagttcaaaaataaaaataaagatcgatataaaaataaaaataaaaaaaaaacgtaaaagtatatatatatatatatatatatatataattaccATGCATCATGCCATAGCTTTATCTATTCTAATAGCATTTCCCATAACTCATCCGTCTTGATAAAATCGTGATGAACAATAGATACCAAACAAAACTCA from Henningerozyma blattae CBS 6284 chromosome 4, complete genome encodes the following:
- the SUV3 gene encoding ATP-dependent RNA helicase SUV3 (similar to Saccharomyces cerevisiae SUV3 (YPL029W); ancestral locus Anc_8.480) translates to MQKILLPSCKLYYKFISKLSFKQYRCIHAKAIFENTNWIKNNIHLSKAVRSESGIKSKTIPITLNKKYLKPTSIYIKDQSFKELLDSGLSNIYNEHIVGCPKKEREFKNKAWGKLRSYLYNQLNVKTLNTPSEFVMDLFKVIDIKEPDTLLLQLLNMHKIEDNVWVNILGIDNKSITSNLKCQYILNGMYNFIYNQEIIPNCEPAIDTDIDISNPAEWFPEARKLKRTIVLHLGPTNSGKTYRALQTLKSSGNGYYAGPLRLLAREVYDRFKAEGFRCNLLTGEEVIQDLDKMGNPAGITSGTIEMVPLHRNFDIAVFDEIQMMADPDRGWAWTIALLGVQAREVHLCGEKSALPLLKELVKMTGDNLVINEYERLGKLTVEKNPLNNNFALLEKGDCIVAFSKKKILDLKLEIEKRTKLKVAVVYGSLPPETRIQQANLFNSGTYDVVVASDAIGMGLNLAIRRVVFTTNMKFNGKEMESLTSSNIKQIGGRAGRFKADCNKEDIRGYITATDRYVLASVNNGIEAPIEYLTACCIWPTDEICNNIMKQLPSGTLMSELFEKISILLDKKYNKFFKLSDLSNKLKVIKTMEKLNNISFSEKLRLCNAPMKDFPLTKDAFKLFCETISRGETKSILSYPLPFKILTYDKINDDKDKEYSLEQYEAMYSIFTLYSWLHNRYPNYFIDIESVNEMRLFCEMIIFAKLDNLKKNPYNKFMNFKKTLFNRRYFNNDDRNQYYIPNKDIKYRRFQRVKKISTK
- the TBLA0D02730 gene encoding uncharacterized protein (similar to Saccharomyces cerevisiae VHS1 (YDR247W) and SKS1 (YPL026C); ancestral locus Anc_8.477) — protein: MTCHKHSAIHCRINNYTLTEQVGSGAYGLVFRAIDTHVPTYRSGQVANTVAIKAVLKKNVNGDRTLDDATKTRYLTHQLYSYFQANHSSLFLKSIDLDLLADEYNPKTIEWIRKCPFLREVSLQLRVNHLQHVVHVHKVLDSPVATFIVMDYYPLDLFTSIVDCKHFAKNPFLIKKVFVQLALTILNCAQLGVFHCDIKPENVLLDSQFNVKLCDFGLATTQRVLPANVSVGSSYYMAPEKIQNSAVPSVPYYYRTELGDIWSLGIILINLTCVRNPWLQADSQADHTFRCYTRDSSVLSRILPISPQLNSLLADILSLNPDKRPSLSELIYRVLHIDCLAPQGTPLGAERVPVFNSLYDIGPLDDYLGLQDLSIRSVSISSASSTYISPLASPKSSNNNDNSNNTSTTNLLNYKAHANSNLHSHSVSPSPSFLSNGSSIISLDSLSIHDTKYTTAQTHRNNDWINWNNNANKMILN
- the TRS23 gene encoding TRAPP subunit TRS23 (similar to Saccharomyces cerevisiae TRS23 (YDR246W); ancestral locus Anc_8.476) is translated as MKLAQALLIINKSGGLIYKKDLNGANNNPGSKNGNEYLIFASTLHSVFAIVSQLTPKSIQLGESGNSDVHGDDIIEHVPYIPPGSNDELGSGNSNNNNGKGTLGNNNNLGSYHGTDFFSSGFRSWSRGGVRQIETDALEIYVYQTLTGARFVLVNTRSPAAQSAHVITRIHTADNLLRRVHCLYGDYVMKDPFYALEMPIKNSLFDAAVTTLVAQY
- the RMI1 gene encoding Rmi1p (similar to Saccharomyces cerevisiae RMI1 (YPL024W); ancestral locus Anc_8.475) gives rise to the protein MSSIISQDITTCTTNIPPNSTTNSPRDRQILDALNNDEPDWLLTSPNNSTSGLKRLNQPLLFQILMVENISMSKLSIIDTINSNINPNSIKVDTMKNKNRKLINQINDNDSNINDDQINSNNISSANSTFKLTLQSKSGNIYFATNSIPLPWINCPLGSKIILNKNIIIINGNTFLIKSNSDFTFLGGIIINYNENKDLKQLNYLNSKLQRSTNTNTNTNTNTNTNTQSRKRRQSQTVE